In Juglans microcarpa x Juglans regia isolate MS1-56 chromosome 1S, Jm3101_v1.0, whole genome shotgun sequence, the genomic stretch AAGGCAAACATCTCCAAATGCCCGAGCCATTGCAAGTCCAGGGGAGTTACAGTTGGGCAGCCAAACTCGAGCAACCTCAGGTTCATTTTGAAGGGCAAAGATACGTCCCTTACATCGCCTAATCCTCTCTGCTTCCCCtgaaagattaaagaaagaaacaatataTCAAAACTAATGTCACCATTAATGTCTTCCAATATTTCTCCTGATATCATATGCAAACAGATCAAACTGAAGAAATTGCATtctcatcaattttaataaacaACCAGTCATATCTATTTTACATGCACATACAGAAGCAAAagaatatttcattaattttcattaCCCTGTTTGCAATAGGAGAAACATATTTAGCTGGGATATAAATGAGGGGCTATCATTCTAAATACCGGGCAACTTCCACCCTAATTTAGTTGAAGCTTACAGAATATTGAAATACAGAATACTTTTCTCTTACAATTTCTTATCTtcaaatatatagaatttattttcttggctGAACACCATGACAttttttttcaggaaaaaaaaatcgttttAAATCCTTGCCACTCAATTGCAGTCATTGATGTATCCTTGACTTCGAAATTGGAAGTTTCTTAATGAGGTTCAAACAAACGCGGAGTCAGATTCCTAGAAGGATATGAACTTGTCCACATTCACATTTTCACTCAACTTGGCTAAGGTTACACTATCAAATGAAGAGTTTTGGACTTTAGACCCATCCAAAACTTTCTTCTATgcccaaatgaaaaaaatatatttgatataattcaatatttaaagTATCCAGAGTCACCATTGGGTGGTcgtttccaaaaaaaaaaatcaaaatcaaaatcaaaatctaaatCTAAATCTATAAAGCACCCACACATCATAGGAAGTGATCTCTTATTTTTCGCCAATATgctatttcaatattttcattcagAGCATCACATGATAACTGCAACAAGTGTTTAGAACCTGCAGAAGCTGTTAAAtcaagttaaaataaaatatcaaaagagTGCATCAGAGTGAGCTTTGATCCTGGTTTCTACAATCTATTATGATCCATCATATGATTATTCAACCAGTTCCCAGGTGAAGTCTCCAAATAGTATTCTCCCATTAAAACCCCACTTACATTGTTTTGAACAATTTTATCTCAACAATTCCAAATCATGATACAAGTAGCTAGTGTATTTTAGGTTGACTTTCATAAATCATGATCTACCGTCAAACATGCAGATATTCTTCATGATTCTCAACGTCATTTTTACACTAcccatggagagagagagagagagagagagagagagagagagagagagagagagacttggaAGATCTGGTTTGAGGTCTACAGTCAACTGAACTGCAATGAGAGAATCATCTTCATCTCTAGTACCCAATATGGCTCTGGAATCCCCGACGTTTGCAATAATGAGATCATGTCTCTATagtcaaaatataataatggttatacatacaaaaatattatcatcaCTGTTCAAGAAAAACAAGATGTGATGTGCATCAATTACCTGCTTGACCAAGGTAACTGCAGTTGTCCCGCTGCAATAGCAATCAATTGAAGGATGTAGTTTCAATTCCTTGTCCATAACCTTAAATGCCTTCAGAAATGGCCCTCTCATTGTCATAAAGAAATCAGGGCGACTGTCCTTATGATTAGAGGTCCTGGCTTCCTCATCAGCTAACATGAGTGCAATGTCTTCAGAGGCTAGACTTTTCAATGCGCTACTTCTGATATTATCATGACCATGCTCGCGGATACTATTAATTTGCAACTGAGCAATCAACTTTAAAGGAAGAGAATCCCTCACTTTCTTTGCAACCATATGACCACAGGGACCATGGCCATCAAAAACACCACAAAATATTGTGTCTGTCCTTGAACCAAAAttctgagaaaaataaagaaagaaaggacaTAAAAACTTATTGCAGAGTTAAGAAATTTAGTAAGTGCTAAAAGAGAACCCTTTAGAAACACAACATGAATAATCAGAAGGAGCAAAACTAAGGGAAGAACAGTACGTCATGAAGCAGAAATGAAGATTATGATTCACTCCCAGCTGTTCACCACAGTTGTAAAGACAGCATGGCTGGAATTGTGATGGAATAAACTCTATAAACTTTTTGAAGAGCATTTTCTCATAACTAATATAATCAATCAGTTATGACAAAATTTTACTAATCCTTGAAATGATCCTTTATTTTACCATAATTTTCAATGTATAACATCCCTTTAGATTATTGTTAGGTGTAAAATCATTGttcttcatataaaatatttatcattccaAAACAGAAACGTCTCCTAATTGAGCATTTCCAAAAGTAGACACTTCAACTTTACCAATTATTGTAATGCAGAGTCGAGATTTACACTTTTGTCAGATATAGTATGAGAACAAACaggaaaaaactatttaaacatACCATTCATGCATGAGCATCAATCACCACTGTAAAAAGAATAATTCCTTTGACAGAGAAGTCTAGATAAACTATCTTATCTAACCATCTTGCTCTATTCTAGTAGGACTTTGTTCCCAAAATGCATTAGGACTACCATCCTAGTAAGTTGTCCTATTCTGATTTAGTTGGAATCATGCCATTCAAACTGAGGGACAAAATGAGGGGACAGACAAAAAGATTAGAGTGGCTTTAGTTGAGAATAAACTAGAAGCAAAATGCATTTAAGAACTACAAAAGTAACACCAATAATAGATTAGAGTGATTGGTGGTATATAACTTATCATTGATAATTCAAAGAAGTATGGCCATGGATAGAGCAACATAAACTCTATTGTGAATCCATTAATGCTGCAATAGGGCTGCACTGATATTTATACTTTCATTTATGGTAGATTTTCCCCATTCTAGAAATctccaaatttatttatttatttatttatttttgatcgGTAGCAATCTCCCAAAATTCTACAACTACATATATAATCCTTATACATTCAAAGCCTATCCAGTTGTTTGAAGTAGAAAGCAGAATGACTTAAGCACATAATATCaataagaaaacaagaaaaaaggcGTCCAAGAATTCAGGAGGGCTAACCTCCCAGACAATCATAGCATCCTGGTTGATCCCCTTCTTGCCTTTCTTACTAAACAGGGATGCAACCTCGCTGGAGCCATTGAAGAACAATCTCCCCGGAACTCTATGCAGCCACGTCTCCATATTAGAATCCAAGGAGGAGGAGTCCgtcctcatcttcttcctcgAGTTTCCGCGCTTGATGCCGGTACCGACGTCGTCCAAGGCAGATCTGGATGCCGACACCGCCGCTGCACCCAGAGCATACGGGAGGGCGGCCGCGCCCTCCGCCGAGAGACACGACCCCATCCCAAGGGCTCTGACGATGTTCAGAAAGCATTCCGCGACTAAACACTCAGAGCCCCCTATTTGTACCACATGATCCGTCGCAAACCGCTGCTCCGGATTCGTTATTACTGCTTTCTGCTTTTGTCTCAACGCCAAGTTATCGATAGCCTAGCAAAACAGAGGATTGCAATTGGGAATCTTGAAAATAGAACGAAAACAGCCGAATCCGATTCAAGAGACACAAAAACATTATTGTAGGCATAAACGATTCTACCGTATCGGATCCATATGCCATTTGATCAAAGAATATACATGCACCGAGGGGAAGAAGATACGACAACAGACGGGAGAAATGAGCATACCAGGATGGCGAAATTAGCGTTGGGCGAAggggcttcttcttcttctgcttctgcttctttactgaaaattaaaaaaaaaaaacatgtagaaaaaagaaaggaagacacAGAGACTGAGAGAACTCAGAGAAGAATCCAGAAGACAAGAAGAGATtggaagaaaaattgaaaaaaaagaaaaaaactgagTGGCTAGAGTGGCTACCTCTGTGtgtcttcttttatttttttcctctctctctctctctctctctagcagGCTTACTCCTCCATCTTCGAAGGTCCAAGTTTCTCGAAACAAAATATAAGCTTTGGGGGAAGGTGGTGGACAACAGGACAAGTGGCAACAGCGACTACTTGCTGTTGTCTTCACAACCGGGAAAAAAGAACCGAAAGTTGgcttcattttttaataaataacaatcaAAGCTGAAAGCACACATCCCAATGATCGCGTAATTAATAGATTACGCACGTTATCTCTCTTCCTAACATTGATCGTGGCCTACACACCTTCCTACGTCCTCGTTCCTATCCACtttcttcccttcttttttctttttgcaagaccaaacatattatttatttaataaataatagttaaaataaagtcatagtatattaaaatcccaatatattgtgaaaataaagtccgttctcatttcattttattatatcattatatatttttaaaatttttatacaaaatataataaataattgaactttttcaaatctcaattcactttttcaaatcacaaaataataataatattaaaacataatattttaaactctcaaacaaaatataaaattttcatctcacctcccaaacctgcctttgtataattttgtttttcaaactttatttcatcaaacatTACTATGGACTTCCGTCATTATATTGTTAAGATTAATTATAGAGAGTACATTACTTTGGCCTACATCATTTACATTAACATGTTCTACAGCTATTGCATTAGAACAGAAACCTTTGTCTATGTCCTTTAGCTATGACTTGAATACTTATACATGGGTTGATGAAATCAATATCAATAATTTCACAACTCTAGTAAAGTGCTTGTTGTGCTAGCTGGTGAGCCACTTGATTTGCATTCCTCTTTACACGGTTAATCTCCTAACTTATATCTGTCAAGATAGAATGAGCATTCTTCACAAGGCATCGAAGCAtatcattttgttaattatattgttTTACTACCTTTACAACCTGAATCGAATCCCCTTCAAATACTGCCTTCTACAAACTAAGCTCTTTACACAACTTTGTAGCTGATATTAAACCCCTAGCTTCTGCCATGGTAGATTGTGAGCAAAACTGTGATGGTTGCATGCATGAGGCCAATAAATCACCCTCACAGTCTCTAACTACAATCTCAACTCCAATTCTGTTACCTCTTTCTCTTACTGCTACATTCCAATTGATCTTTATCCAATCTGTATCAAGAGGTTTTCAATGAGTAGAGCACATTTGATCCAATTTGCCATGGTGTCTCGAGTTGAGTTGCTTATTATGCATTTGTTGGAATTCATTGTATGCCTGTGTAGCTCTATTCATAAGAATTGAAGGGGTAGAAAACTGTTTTCAAATAACATCTTGTTTCTTCTTGTCCACAACAATTTGGCTATTTCTACAAACAAACATATTTCAGTTGTTCCAATTCTCTTGAAgcatttgcataaaaatatctccaaacTCTTCATGTGTGATTGCagctttttgtaattttttgtttcctaACATCCATGCATCTTGTGCAAATGAACAAGTCCAAAGAATTTGACTTGGAGTTTCTTCAACTTGTTGATAGATTGGATATAAAAGTTCCTTTACAATCTTCATCTTACATAAATTTTGTTTAGTGGGTAAAGCATCATGACATGCATGCCAAATAACTACTTTGACAGCATTTGTAGTTTGCATTTGCCATATTTGCTTCCTTAATTCTCTATGCACCCCCTCTGTTGAGGTTTCCCATTTTTTCTGACCTTGCCTCTGCTTGCATAGATGATAGGCACTCTTGATTGTAAAACACCCATTATTTGTATGCTTCTATGCAATCTTGTCTCTTAATCTGGTTTGTGCTACAAGTATCTTTACAATTTGTCTCATATCTTATTCGTAGAATATATCTTAAAGCATCTGCATATTCCACAACCTAGTATTAGGGTCAATGAGCTCAGCTACTTTGGCATTTGCTGGCAATATCTTCACAGGAGACATTATGGTGCcagattcattacttggaatccACTTATCTTGTTATATCTTAACCACTTCTCCATTAACAATTCTTCAAATCATACCATCTTTAAATGTATTGATTGCTGAACTGATGCTTTTCCACATATAAGAAGGTCTGAAACCAGCTTTTGCTTGCAAAATAGAGCTGTGTGGGAAGTATAAAGTTTTCTATTTATCTAAACTGAGGcctcaatttttaatttttacaaaaattatactttcattttaaaaatttgtaattaaaaatttgtgaaaattcaaatattaatgtTGTAATTAATCCTAATTGGGATATCTTACaagttttcaaatgaacaacTTGAGACAGAAGAGGATATGTCATTCTCAAGATGACTCGGGTTGTGAGATGAATGTTTTAATTCATAATATGTATAGATgttatataagaataatgctGCTTGGCCATCTGACATTTACCATTTAGATGATTTTCTTGATGTGGCACCACTATGTGATATTACATTGTCACGTggtttattaagaaaaataaaaaacataaacatgaaaGGGTAGAGGGAACTTAAAGtttcagttttcatttttttatatatatattttcgaaTGCACTTTTAatttgaatgta encodes the following:
- the LOC121246662 gene encoding probable protein phosphatase 2C 33, which encodes MGSCLSAEGAAALPYALGAAAVSASRSALDDVGTGIKRGNSRKKMRTDSSSLDSNMETWLHRVPGRLFFNGSSEVASLFSKKGKKGINQDAMIVWENFGSRTDTIFCGVFDGHGPCGHMVAKKVRDSLPLKLIAQLQINSIREHGHDNIRSSALKSLASEDIALMLADEEARTSNHKDSRPDFFMTMRGPFLKAFKVMDKELKLHPSIDCYCSGTTAVTLVKQRHDLIIANVGDSRAILGTRDEDDSLIAVQLTVDLKPDLPREAERIRRCKGRIFALQNEPEVARVWLPNCNSPGLAMARAFGDVCLKEFGLISVPDISYRRLTKKDEFVVLATDGIWDVLSNKEVVDIVASAPQSAAARAVVDLAVRAWKSKFPYGKVDDCAVVCLFLNSNSNHYSVFNSTQ